One genomic region from Alteromonas pelagimontana encodes:
- the lpdA gene encoding dihydrolipoyl dehydrogenase: protein MSEIKTQLVVLGAGPGGYSAAFRAADLGVETVIVDARDTLGGVCLNVGCIPSKALLHVAKVIKEASHLSKHGVTFGEPSFDIDKIREYKDSVVGQLTKGLAGMSKMRKVNHVQGYGKFTGANTLEVDGKEGKTTITFEKAIIAAGSEPVSLPFIPEDDRVIDSTGALEMKDIPEKMLVLGGGIIGLEMGTVYEALGAKIDVVEFLDQLIPAADKDIMKVFTKTYKDKFNIMLETKVTAVDAKDDGLYVTFEGKQAPSEPVRYDKVLVAVGRRPNGKVLDADKAGVNVDERGFINVDKQMKTNVDHIFAIGDLVGQPMLAHKAVHEGHVAAEVIAGQKHYFDPRCIPSVCYTEPEVAWVGLTEKEAKEKGVNYETATFPWAASGRAIASDATDGMTKMIFEKDTGRVLGGAMVGTNAGEMLGEIGLAIEMGADAEDVALTIHAHPTLNESIGLAAEIFEGSITDLPNPKAKKK, encoded by the coding sequence ATGAGCGAAATAAAAACTCAGTTAGTAGTATTGGGCGCTGGTCCCGGCGGCTACTCTGCGGCTTTCCGCGCAGCCGATTTAGGGGTCGAAACCGTAATTGTGGATGCCAGGGATACACTGGGTGGGGTTTGTTTGAATGTGGGATGTATTCCTTCAAAAGCCCTTCTTCACGTAGCCAAAGTGATCAAAGAAGCCAGTCATCTGTCCAAACACGGTGTCACTTTTGGTGAACCCTCATTTGATATAGATAAGATTCGTGAGTACAAAGATAGCGTAGTGGGCCAGTTAACTAAAGGTTTGGCTGGTATGTCCAAAATGCGCAAAGTCAACCATGTTCAGGGCTATGGTAAGTTTACCGGCGCTAATACTCTGGAAGTCGATGGTAAAGAGGGGAAAACCACCATCACTTTTGAAAAAGCGATCATTGCCGCGGGTTCAGAGCCTGTATCTCTGCCTTTCATTCCTGAAGATGATCGTGTTATCGATTCTACCGGCGCGCTGGAAATGAAAGATATCCCAGAAAAAATGCTGGTACTGGGTGGCGGAATCATTGGCCTTGAAATGGGCACCGTATACGAAGCCCTGGGCGCGAAAATCGATGTGGTGGAATTCCTGGATCAGCTTATTCCAGCTGCTGATAAAGACATCATGAAAGTCTTTACCAAAACGTATAAAGATAAATTCAACATCATGCTGGAAACCAAAGTGACTGCGGTTGATGCAAAAGATGATGGTTTATACGTTACATTTGAAGGCAAACAAGCGCCTTCAGAGCCCGTACGCTATGACAAAGTGCTAGTCGCGGTGGGTCGTCGTCCGAATGGTAAAGTATTGGATGCTGACAAAGCGGGCGTCAACGTTGATGAGCGTGGCTTCATCAATGTTGATAAACAAATGAAGACCAATGTTGATCATATTTTTGCGATTGGCGATTTGGTCGGCCAGCCCATGCTTGCACACAAAGCGGTACATGAAGGTCATGTGGCTGCAGAAGTGATTGCCGGGCAAAAACATTACTTTGATCCACGTTGTATTCCTTCAGTGTGTTATACCGAGCCAGAAGTCGCCTGGGTGGGGCTAACTGAAAAAGAAGCGAAAGAGAAAGGCGTTAATTATGAAACTGCGACTTTCCCTTGGGCGGCTTCTGGGCGCGCAATTGCGTCTGATGCCACTGACGGCATGACCAAAATGATCTTCGAGAAAGACACCGGCCGTGTTTTAGGTGGTGCAATGGTAGGCACCAACGCTGGCGAAATGCTGGGTGAAATTGGTCTGGCTATCGAAATGGGAGCTGACGCTGAAGATGTCGCACTGACTATTCACGCTCACCCAACATTGAACGAGTCAATCGGCTTGGCGGCTGAAATTTTCGAAGGCAGTATAACCGACCTTCCGAATCCGAAAGCGAAGAAAAAGTAA
- the aceF gene encoding dihydrolipoyllysine-residue acetyltransferase, translating into MSDIKDVLVPDLGEDEVEVIEICVAEGDDIEAEDALVTVESDKASMDVPAPFAGKVKELCVKVGDKISQGDLLAKLASAGGSDEAEDAPAEQAAAQPEEKAAPKQEAGSAAEADKNASEDSGNSGTTETIEVTVPDIGDAADVDVIEILVAEGDSVEAEDGLITLETDKATMDVPSPKAGKVVSLKVKEGDKVSEGSLVLTLEVTGSGSAAGSSSTPAEKPAIKEDAAQVSQAAEESSGEEEEIEVKVPDIGDASDVDVIDILVSEGDTVEVEDGLITLETDKATMDVPAPKAGVITKLLLKQGDKVSKGSSVLMLKVKGSAPKPSATKPEESKEEAKKHDDLSAAQSQGRPKSPPVPHHPSAGEKQKTGKSHASPSVRRLAREFGVDLTEVSGSGRKGRIVKEDVQSYVKHELSRPKATAGATGGEGGLQVIAPPKVDFSKFGEVEEKPLTRIQKISGPNLHRNWVTIPHVTQFEEADITDMEAFRKQQNQVAEKRKLGVKITPLVFMMKAVADALKAYPIFNTSLSASGESLIQKKYYHIGIAVDTPGGLVVPVVRDVDQKGIHELSKELMDISVKARDGKLKAADMQGSCFTISSLGGIGGTAFTPIVNAPDVAILGVSKSDIKPKWNGKEFEPRLMLPLSLSYDHRVIDGAVAARFAVHLKDVLEDLRNILL; encoded by the coding sequence ATGTCAGATATTAAAGACGTACTTGTACCAGATCTTGGTGAAGACGAAGTTGAGGTCATTGAAATTTGCGTAGCAGAAGGCGATGACATCGAAGCAGAAGATGCACTGGTGACGGTAGAAAGCGACAAAGCCAGTATGGATGTACCCGCTCCATTTGCCGGCAAAGTAAAAGAGCTTTGCGTTAAAGTGGGCGACAAAATCAGCCAGGGCGATTTACTGGCGAAGCTGGCATCCGCTGGCGGTAGTGATGAAGCTGAAGACGCACCAGCAGAGCAGGCTGCGGCTCAACCCGAAGAGAAAGCGGCTCCTAAACAGGAAGCCGGTTCAGCGGCAGAAGCAGATAAAAATGCATCTGAAGATTCCGGTAATTCAGGTACAACGGAAACTATCGAAGTTACCGTACCTGATATCGGCGATGCGGCAGATGTAGATGTTATTGAGATTCTGGTTGCAGAAGGCGACAGTGTCGAAGCTGAAGATGGCTTAATTACGCTGGAAACTGATAAAGCCACCATGGATGTTCCTTCACCGAAAGCGGGCAAAGTTGTCAGCCTGAAAGTTAAAGAAGGCGATAAAGTCAGCGAAGGGTCGTTAGTTCTTACCTTAGAAGTCACAGGTAGCGGTAGCGCTGCAGGATCCAGTTCGACACCTGCTGAAAAGCCAGCCATTAAAGAAGATGCTGCGCAAGTATCTCAAGCGGCTGAAGAAAGTAGCGGTGAAGAAGAGGAAATTGAAGTTAAGGTTCCGGATATCGGTGATGCCTCTGATGTGGATGTTATCGACATTCTGGTATCTGAAGGCGACACGGTAGAAGTGGAAGACGGTTTAATTACCCTGGAAACTGATAAAGCCACCATGGATGTGCCTGCGCCAAAAGCGGGCGTGATCACTAAGTTGCTGCTTAAGCAAGGCGATAAAGTGTCAAAAGGCTCTTCGGTGCTGATGCTTAAGGTGAAAGGCAGTGCGCCAAAACCTTCCGCAACTAAACCTGAAGAGTCCAAGGAAGAAGCGAAAAAGCATGATGATTTAAGCGCTGCACAGTCGCAAGGCAGACCTAAGTCGCCGCCGGTTCCGCATCATCCTTCAGCGGGAGAGAAACAAAAAACCGGTAAGTCTCACGCGTCGCCTTCGGTTCGCCGTTTGGCACGGGAGTTCGGTGTTGATCTTACTGAAGTGTCAGGTTCTGGGCGTAAAGGTCGTATTGTAAAAGAAGACGTGCAGTCTTACGTTAAGCACGAACTTTCGCGTCCGAAAGCCACAGCTGGCGCAACGGGTGGTGAAGGTGGTTTGCAGGTAATAGCGCCGCCAAAAGTAGACTTTTCTAAGTTCGGTGAAGTGGAAGAAAAACCGCTGACGCGTATTCAGAAGATCTCTGGCCCGAACCTGCACCGTAACTGGGTAACAATTCCCCACGTTACGCAATTCGAAGAAGCTGACATTACTGATATGGAAGCATTCCGTAAACAACAGAACCAGGTTGCCGAGAAGCGCAAGCTGGGTGTGAAAATCACGCCGCTGGTGTTTATGATGAAAGCTGTTGCCGATGCATTGAAAGCGTATCCAATATTCAATACCTCGCTTTCTGCTTCTGGCGAATCATTAATTCAGAAAAAGTACTATCATATTGGTATCGCGGTAGACACGCCGGGAGGCTTGGTAGTGCCGGTGGTACGTGATGTGGATCAGAAAGGTATTCATGAGCTTTCTAAAGAGCTTATGGACATCAGCGTCAAAGCCCGTGATGGCAAATTGAAAGCAGCAGATATGCAAGGCAGCTGTTTTACTATTTCCAGTCTCGGCGGAATTGGCGGTACTGCATTTACGCCTATTGTAAATGCGCCAGATGTCGCCATCTTAGGTGTATCGAAGAGCGATATTAAACCGAAGTGGAACGGCAAAGAATTCGAACCACGATTGATGTTGCCGTTGTCATTGTCTTACGACCATCGGGTTATTGACGGCGCGGTCGCAGCAAGGTTTGCTGTACATCTTAAAGATGTACTTGAAGACCTGAGAAATATCTTACTGTAG
- the aceE gene encoding pyruvate dehydrogenase (acetyl-transferring), homodimeric type, with the protein MTEMMHQDVDPQETQEWLESLESVLEEEGIERAHFLLESLIEKARRNGAHLPYDATTAYINTIPPGQEPTMPGDQTMEAKIRNALRWNALMMVLRGSKKDLELGGHISSFASSAMLYDVGFNHFFRAPNDKDGGDYLFIQGHVSPGIYSRAFLEGRLSEAQLDMFRQEVDGEGLSSYPHPKLMPDFWQFPTVSMGLGPIQAIYLARYLKYLTNRGLKDCSQQRVWCFLGDGECDEPESLGAIGLASREGLDNLTFVINCNLQRLDGPVRGNGKIIQELEGTFRGAGWEAIKVVWGRYWDPLLARDSSGKLMQVMNETVDGEYQNYKAKGGAYTRENFFGKYPELKDMVSNMSDDDIWRLNRGGHDPVKVYAAYDRAVNTKGRPQVILAKTVKGYGMGAAGEGKNIAHQVKKMDMEAVKAYRDRFSIPVADEALKDLPYFRFEDDSPELKYMRERRDALHGFMPRRLANSTESLPAPALKAFEAVTKGSGEREISTTMAFVRVLTSLLKDKQIGKRVVPIIPDEARTFGMEGLFRQVGIYSSQGQKYDPQDSDQVAYYREDKKGQVLQEGINELGAMASWLAAGTSYSTNDLPMIPVYIYYSMFGFQRVGDLAWAAGDSQARGFLVGGTAGRTTLNGEGLQHQDGHSHTQAALIPNCISYDPTYGYEVAVIVQDGLRRMFEEQENVFYYLTVMNENYIQPEMPEGAKEGIIKGIYLLDTVGDEKSDKKVKLLGSGTILIQVREAAAKLAEEYGVLVEVYSVPSFNELAREGMDCDRYNMLHPEADAKVPFITEVLAQGNDGPTIAATDYIKNYADQVRHFIPGCYRVLGTDGFGRSDSRANLRRHFEVDANHVTYAALYELFEAGSVDAKTLSQAMKDLNIDPEKVNPLYA; encoded by the coding sequence ATGACTGAAATGATGCACCAAGATGTGGATCCGCAAGAAACACAAGAATGGCTGGAGTCGTTAGAGTCAGTTTTAGAAGAAGAAGGTATTGAAAGGGCTCACTTCTTATTAGAATCATTAATAGAAAAAGCACGCAGAAATGGTGCCCACTTACCCTATGATGCAACTACTGCTTACATAAATACCATACCGCCGGGGCAGGAGCCCACCATGCCGGGCGATCAAACTATGGAAGCCAAGATTCGTAACGCGCTTCGCTGGAATGCGCTGATGATGGTATTGCGTGGCTCGAAGAAAGACCTGGAACTGGGTGGGCATATTTCCAGCTTTGCGTCTTCTGCAATGTTGTACGATGTAGGCTTTAACCATTTCTTCCGTGCGCCGAATGATAAAGACGGCGGCGACTATTTGTTTATTCAAGGCCACGTTTCGCCCGGAATTTATTCTCGAGCCTTTTTAGAAGGTCGCCTGTCTGAAGCGCAACTTGATATGTTCCGCCAGGAAGTTGATGGCGAAGGGCTTTCTTCTTATCCGCATCCGAAACTTATGCCGGACTTTTGGCAGTTTCCTACCGTTTCCATGGGACTGGGCCCCATTCAGGCGATTTATCTTGCCCGCTACCTGAAGTATCTTACCAATCGCGGGTTAAAGGACTGCTCTCAGCAGCGCGTTTGGTGTTTTCTCGGCGATGGAGAGTGTGACGAACCAGAAAGCTTGGGCGCAATAGGCTTAGCCTCCAGAGAAGGCTTAGACAACCTGACTTTTGTGATTAACTGTAACCTGCAACGTCTTGATGGGCCTGTGCGTGGTAATGGCAAAATCATTCAGGAACTGGAAGGCACATTCCGTGGCGCTGGCTGGGAAGCCATTAAAGTTGTTTGGGGTCGCTATTGGGATCCGTTGCTGGCGCGCGATAGCTCCGGCAAGCTGATGCAAGTCATGAATGAGACTGTGGATGGCGAGTACCAGAATTATAAAGCGAAAGGCGGTGCATACACCCGCGAAAACTTCTTCGGTAAGTATCCTGAGCTGAAAGATATGGTGTCAAATATGTCTGATGATGATATTTGGCGTCTGAACCGCGGTGGTCATGATCCGGTTAAGGTTTACGCTGCTTACGATCGTGCCGTTAACACCAAAGGTCGCCCACAGGTTATTCTGGCGAAAACCGTAAAAGGTTATGGCATGGGCGCTGCTGGTGAAGGTAAGAACATTGCTCACCAAGTCAAGAAAATGGATATGGAAGCAGTAAAAGCCTATCGCGACCGTTTCAGCATTCCTGTTGCTGATGAAGCGCTGAAAGATTTGCCATATTTTAGGTTCGAAGATGATAGTCCGGAACTGAAGTATATGCGTGAGCGCCGCGATGCACTGCACGGTTTCATGCCTCGTCGCCTTGCTAATAGTACAGAAAGCTTACCTGCACCGGCGTTAAAAGCATTTGAAGCGGTAACGAAAGGTTCTGGTGAACGTGAAATTTCTACCACCATGGCGTTTGTCCGTGTTTTAACATCTCTGTTAAAAGACAAACAAATTGGTAAGCGTGTGGTTCCGATTATTCCGGACGAGGCCCGCACTTTCGGTATGGAAGGCTTGTTCCGTCAGGTCGGTATTTATTCCAGTCAAGGTCAGAAGTACGATCCGCAGGATTCCGATCAAGTCGCTTATTATCGCGAAGATAAAAAAGGACAGGTACTGCAGGAAGGTATTAATGAGTTGGGCGCAATGGCGTCATGGCTGGCGGCAGGTACATCGTACAGCACTAACGATCTGCCGATGATTCCGGTTTATATTTACTACTCCATGTTTGGCTTCCAGCGCGTCGGTGATTTGGCCTGGGCAGCGGGTGATAGCCAGGCACGAGGTTTCCTTGTGGGCGGCACAGCAGGCAGAACCACGCTTAACGGCGAAGGCTTGCAGCACCAGGATGGTCACAGTCATACTCAGGCTGCGCTTATTCCCAACTGTATAAGCTACGATCCGACCTACGGCTATGAAGTGGCTGTTATTGTTCAGGATGGCCTGCGTCGCATGTTTGAAGAACAGGAAAACGTGTTCTACTACTTAACCGTAATGAATGAAAACTACATTCAGCCTGAAATGCCAGAAGGTGCGAAAGAAGGCATCATTAAAGGTATTTACTTGCTCGACACGGTAGGTGATGAGAAGAGTGACAAAAAGGTCAAACTGTTAGGATCAGGTACTATTCTTATTCAGGTGCGTGAAGCTGCTGCAAAACTGGCCGAAGAATATGGTGTGCTGGTTGAAGTTTACAGTGTGCCTTCGTTCAATGAGTTGGCGCGCGAAGGGATGGATTGTGACCGCTACAATATGTTGCACCCTGAAGCAGACGCAAAAGTACCGTTTATTACTGAAGTGCTGGCGCAGGGGAACGATGGTCCGACAATTGCAGCAACCGATTACATAAAAAATTATGCTGATCAGGTACGCCACTTTATTCCAGGCTGCTATCGTGTCTTAGGCACCGACGGCTTTGGTCGTTCCGATAGTCGTGCGAATTTGCGCAGACACTTTGAAGTTGATGCCAATCATGTGACTTATGCCGCATTGTATGAATTGTTCGAAGCTGGCAGCGTAGATGCGAAAACACTGTCTCAGGCGATGAAGGATCTGAATATCGATCCTGAGAAAGTTAATCCACTTTACGCGTAA
- a CDS encoding GntR family transcriptional regulator, whose protein sequence is MQQGRRKLSDVITEQLESLILEGALLAGQQLPPERELAMQFDVSRPSLREAIGNLHARGLVERKQGGGTFVSRNLNAAMMDPLMALISRRPETQFDLLEFRHALEGMSAYYAALRGQPEDYAALNKALEELPNPGTCDSQRGLAEALGHFYIIMARASHNMVLLHVMSTMQAMLVENIERNLEMLAQHDDVSGDLSRQRAEIVAAIAARDPEAARQACNAHLAFIEKTLLAINQRDSRVQRALRRLEI, encoded by the coding sequence ATGCAGCAAGGGCGTAGAAAATTGTCAGACGTTATCACAGAGCAACTGGAATCGCTGATTCTGGAAGGCGCTTTGCTGGCAGGTCAACAATTACCGCCTGAACGAGAATTAGCGATGCAATTTGATGTTTCCCGTCCTTCGTTACGAGAAGCAATCGGCAACTTGCACGCCCGTGGTCTGGTCGAGCGCAAACAGGGCGGTGGCACATTTGTCAGCCGTAATTTGAATGCAGCGATGATGGACCCGCTAATGGCGCTTATCAGCCGCCGTCCGGAAACGCAGTTTGATTTACTGGAATTTCGGCACGCCTTGGAAGGTATGTCTGCCTATTATGCTGCGCTTCGTGGGCAGCCTGAAGATTATGCAGCACTTAATAAAGCGCTGGAAGAGTTACCCAATCCCGGGACTTGCGACAGTCAAAGGGGGTTGGCTGAGGCGTTAGGTCATTTTTATATTATTATGGCTCGGGCGTCACACAATATGGTATTGCTGCATGTAATGAGTACCATGCAGGCGATGCTAGTTGAAAATATTGAACGAAATCTAGAGATGTTGGCTCAACATGATGATGTAAGCGGCGATTTATCTCGCCAGCGAGCCGAGATTGTGGCAGCAATAGCTGCCCGGGATCCAGAAGCGGCAAGACAAGCCTGTAATGCGCATCTGGCATTTATTGAGAAAACCCTACTGGCGATTAATCAGCGCGACAGCCGAGTACAACGCGCCTTAAGACGCTTAGAAATTTAG
- the ampE gene encoding beta-lactamase regulator AmpE, whose product MILISLLLALLITRNIKKSADWQITTYSLWYRHKLMSNHWISPQSSYLSWFVAVVAPACIAAVIFELLPGSFLTFVLQTLILVVCIGEPRLKATYKAFLQAANRNDIEACALYSAQLEGAPLDTAVHEQPAALGATFGRQLIWMNYQHYMAVMLWFVAFGAPGALLYALTQSFYEQRQPEHGRMNTAVRRTLWVLNFIPVRVAAFGFLVVGHFSTAFPIWLQYLTDLKVNSRKLLTNVAVAAEPLSEQSVRNCQQNIAVEPKIMVRLIKRNILFLLVVTAVLTLMGAIA is encoded by the coding sequence ATGATATTAATAAGCCTGCTACTGGCGCTTTTAATTACGCGTAATATTAAGAAATCTGCCGACTGGCAGATAACAACTTATTCGTTGTGGTATCGCCACAAGCTGATGAGTAACCACTGGATATCGCCGCAGAGCAGCTATCTTAGCTGGTTTGTTGCTGTTGTTGCACCCGCATGTATAGCTGCCGTAATTTTCGAATTGTTGCCAGGGTCGTTCCTAACCTTCGTTTTGCAAACATTAATATTAGTTGTTTGTATAGGCGAGCCACGATTAAAAGCAACTTACAAAGCGTTTTTGCAGGCGGCCAATCGTAATGACATTGAAGCCTGTGCGTTATATTCAGCGCAACTGGAAGGCGCACCCCTGGATACGGCTGTCCATGAACAACCGGCGGCGCTAGGTGCAACGTTTGGCCGCCAGTTGATATGGATGAATTATCAGCACTATATGGCGGTAATGTTGTGGTTTGTTGCCTTTGGTGCGCCCGGTGCGCTGTTATATGCGCTAACGCAATCGTTTTATGAACAACGACAACCGGAGCACGGCAGAATGAATACAGCGGTGCGGCGCACCCTGTGGGTGCTTAATTTTATCCCTGTACGCGTAGCTGCGTTCGGTTTCTTGGTGGTTGGACATTTTTCAACCGCGTTTCCTATCTGGCTACAATACCTCACCGACCTTAAAGTAAATAGCAGAAAGTTATTAACAAATGTGGCCGTGGCAGCTGAGCCTCTTAGCGAGCAGAGTGTGAGAAACTGTCAGCAAAATATCGCTGTTGAACCTAAGATTATGGTACGTCTGATAAAGCGCAATATACTGTTTTTACTCGTTGTTACTGCTGTACTGACTCTCATGGGCGCAATAGCGTGA
- the ampD gene encoding 1,6-anhydro-N-acetylmuramyl-L-alanine amidase AmpD, which translates to MPSGLDFFSGAICKTSPFYDERPADAIISLLVIHNMSLPPGQFGGPDIAALFTGTLDANKHPFFQQIAHLRVSAHCVIYRDGTVEQFVPFTQRAWHAGISSFQGRQRCNDFSIGIEMEGTDDMPFTDAQYQALATVSHEILSHFPLITIGRIVGHSDIAPGRKTDPGPFFDWPRYRQQLFPLLWEHRENRV; encoded by the coding sequence ATGCCGTCAGGACTCGATTTTTTCTCAGGTGCAATCTGCAAAACTTCTCCTTTTTACGATGAACGTCCTGCGGACGCCATTATTTCGCTATTGGTTATCCATAACATGTCACTGCCGCCAGGGCAATTCGGCGGCCCGGATATTGCTGCATTATTTACTGGTACCCTGGATGCAAACAAGCATCCATTTTTCCAGCAAATCGCTCATTTACGGGTGTCAGCGCATTGTGTAATTTACCGTGATGGAACGGTAGAACAATTTGTTCCTTTTACACAGCGCGCATGGCATGCGGGAATTTCTTCATTTCAAGGGCGACAGCGATGTAACGATTTCTCCATCGGCATAGAAATGGAAGGTACGGATGACATGCCATTTACAGACGCTCAATACCAGGCTCTGGCAACGGTAAGTCATGAAATTCTTTCGCATTTTCCCCTCATTACGATAGGCCGCATTGTCGGGCACAGCGACATTGCCCCAGGCAGAAAAACAGACCCGGGTCCATTTTTTGACTGGCCCCGATATCGGCAACAACTGTTCCCACTTCTGTGGGAGCACCGCGAGAACCGAGTATGA
- a CDS encoding retropepsin-like aspartic protease family protein, with the protein MADSSAGKWMFALAWLCGIGLMTIIFTDLLDKQVNPNREPESIRINNQTEVRLKQNRAGHYVTSGTINGEPVVFLVDTGATDVAIPANMQEHLGLVAGVSGLAQTANGTVRIARTQIDTLTIGDITLHNVRANLNPGMGDNHILLGMSVLRQLEFTQRGEWLILRTL; encoded by the coding sequence ATGGCAGATAGTTCAGCAGGAAAGTGGATGTTTGCATTGGCCTGGTTGTGTGGCATCGGTCTTATGACAATCATTTTCACTGATTTATTGGATAAACAGGTCAATCCGAATCGAGAGCCTGAGTCTATTCGTATTAATAATCAGACAGAAGTCAGGCTAAAGCAGAATCGCGCGGGTCACTATGTCACCAGCGGAACCATTAACGGCGAACCAGTTGTGTTTCTGGTCGACACTGGCGCTACTGATGTTGCCATTCCCGCTAACATGCAGGAACATCTGGGGCTTGTCGCCGGCGTTTCAGGGCTGGCGCAAACAGCAAACGGCACCGTACGAATTGCCCGAACGCAAATTGATACGCTAACCATTGGCGATATCACTTTGCATAACGTGCGCGCTAATTTAAATCCCGGTATGGGAGATAACCATATTTTGCTGGGAATGAGCGTTTTACGCCAGTTAGAGTTTACTCAGCGTGGCGAATGGTTAATATTGCGTACTCTTTGA